One window of Flavobacterium ammonificans genomic DNA carries:
- a CDS encoding DUF349 domain-containing protein, with amino-acid sequence MLEEKNDNLLNADGNTADSVESTPTATPDEVVVTASESVEEIAETNENQTIIEAIADSNAEESEDESLKERHDIPMQDYDALSMESLVEELNTLVSNEKVSSIKDHVEEIKKAFLAKYNHLIEEKKEEFLAENQDPNEEFQYHFPLKSKFDNIYSVYRNHKNEHFKSLQANLKTNLENRLAIVEELKELINPQANIKDILKHFNDLRERWKNAGPIPKDKYNHVWNNYHFHVENFYDYLHLDREARDIDFKHNLEQKQKIVARVEELVKEEDINKAFRELQDLHRIWKEEIGPVSREHREEIWNRFSELTKQMHDKRELLFEKLRGAEVENLAKKNEIIAQIEVLATEKVNAHTQWLAQIEKVEALRAAFFAAGKVPADVNEATWSAFKTAVRNFNSFKNSFYKDIKKDQNDNLSKKQALVAKAKELQESTDFATSTPIMKQIQEEWKKIGHVPRKYSDSIWKEFKDACNHYFDKLKEQKNEENSEEVAAFENKKAYLETLRAFQLTGDHKTDLDGIKLHIQNWKGYGRVPFARRHIEGKFNKILDALFEKLSLSKKDSDMMRFANRIDQLSESNDSRKLESEKIFLIRKIEEVQNEIFQLENNIQFFTNTKNAKKENSIVLEVRKNIAIHKESLEVWKEKLKQLRNLKQE; translated from the coding sequence ATGTTAGAAGAAAAGAATGATAACCTGCTAAATGCAGACGGAAACACTGCTGATTCAGTAGAATCAACACCAACAGCTACACCAGATGAAGTAGTAGTAACTGCATCGGAATCAGTTGAAGAAATTGCTGAAACCAATGAAAATCAAACCATTATTGAAGCAATCGCCGACAGTAATGCAGAAGAAAGCGAAGACGAAAGTTTGAAAGAGCGTCACGATATTCCGATGCAAGACTATGATGCATTATCGATGGAATCACTTGTAGAAGAATTGAACACATTAGTATCCAACGAGAAAGTGTCTTCAATTAAAGACCATGTAGAAGAAATCAAAAAGGCTTTTTTAGCCAAATACAATCATCTTATTGAGGAGAAAAAAGAAGAATTCCTTGCTGAGAATCAAGATCCAAATGAAGAATTCCAGTATCATTTTCCTCTAAAATCAAAATTCGACAACATCTATTCTGTTTACAGAAACCATAAAAACGAACATTTCAAGAGTTTGCAAGCGAACCTAAAAACTAATTTAGAAAATCGTTTGGCTATTGTTGAAGAGTTAAAAGAATTGATTAATCCGCAAGCCAACATTAAAGACATCTTAAAACATTTTAATGATTTAAGAGAGCGTTGGAAAAATGCAGGTCCAATTCCAAAAGATAAATACAACCACGTTTGGAATAACTATCATTTTCATGTAGAAAATTTTTATGATTATTTGCACTTAGATCGTGAAGCGAGAGACATTGATTTCAAACACAATTTAGAGCAAAAACAAAAAATTGTAGCTCGTGTAGAAGAATTAGTAAAAGAAGAAGACATCAACAAAGCGTTCCGTGAATTACAAGATTTACACCGCATTTGGAAAGAAGAAATTGGACCTGTTTCTAGAGAACACCGTGAAGAAATTTGGAACCGTTTTAGTGAATTAACAAAACAAATGCATGATAAACGCGAATTGTTATTTGAAAAGCTAAGAGGTGCCGAAGTAGAAAATTTAGCAAAGAAAAATGAAATTATTGCTCAAATTGAAGTGTTGGCAACTGAAAAAGTAAATGCTCACACGCAATGGTTAGCACAAATAGAAAAAGTTGAAGCTTTGAGAGCTGCATTTTTTGCAGCAGGTAAAGTTCCCGCTGATGTCAATGAAGCTACTTGGAGTGCTTTTAAAACTGCAGTACGTAACTTTAATTCTTTCAAGAATTCGTTTTACAAAGACATCAAGAAAGATCAAAACGATAACTTGAGTAAAAAACAAGCTTTGGTGGCTAAAGCCAAAGAATTACAAGAAAGTACTGATTTTGCTACTTCTACTCCTATTATGAAACAAATTCAAGAGGAATGGAAGAAAATTGGACATGTACCAAGAAAGTATTCGGATAGTATTTGGAAAGAATTTAAAGATGCTTGCAACCATTATTTCGATAAATTAAAAGAGCAAAAGAACGAAGAAAATAGTGAAGAAGTAGCTGCTTTTGAAAACAAAAAAGCCTATTTAGAAACCTTGAGAGCGTTTCAACTAACTGGAGACCATAAAACCGATTTGGATGGTATTAAGTTACATATTCAAAACTGGAAAGGCTATGGAAGAGTGCCTTTTGCAAGACGTCATATTGAAGGTAAATTCAATAAAATATTAGATGCCCTTTTTGAAAAATTAAGTTTAAGTAAAAAAGATTCGGATATGATGCGTTTTGCTAACCGTATCGATCAATTGTCAGAAAGCAATGATTCACGCAAATTAGAAAGCGAAAAAATATTTTTGATTCGTAAAATCGAAGAAGTACAAAACGAAATTTTTCAGTTAGAAAATAATATTCAGTTTTTTACCAATACCAAAAATGCTAAAAAAGAAAATTCTATTGTGTTAGAGGTTCGTAAGAATATCGCCATTCACAAAGAAAGTTTAGAAGTTTGGAAAGAAAAATTGAAGCAATTACGCAATTTAAAACAAGAATAA
- the hemN gene encoding oxygen-independent coproporphyrinogen III oxidase, which translates to MTHSLIQKYNVPGPRYTSYPTVPYWNELNFSYKIWLATLKKSFEESNTTEGISLYIHLPFCESICTFCGCNKRITKNHEVEHPYIQAILKEWTLYCEVLGERPNIKEIHLGGGTPTFFSSANLELLINGILAKANKANNYEFSFEGHPNNTTREQLQKLYDLGFRRVSFGVQDYSEKVQKAIHRIQPFINVAKVTLWAREIGYTSIGHDIIFGLPFQKKEDVIDTIEKTKSLQPDRLAFYSYAHVPWIKGNGQRGFNDDDIPKDEIKRELYETGKELLYKNDYHEIGMDHFALTTDSLFESFEIGKLHRNFMGYSSSKTQLMIGLGVSSISDSWYSFAQNVKTIEDYYQLLDTNTIPVFRGHVLTDEDLIIRRHILNLMCQFETSWANPKNYFKEIPEIVLQLKEMEKDGLVHFIPNGIQVTEEGKPFVRNICMAFDLLLKRKAPDTALFSMTV; encoded by the coding sequence ATGACTCATTCACTAATCCAAAAGTACAATGTACCTGGCCCGAGGTATACAAGTTACCCAACAGTTCCCTATTGGAATGAACTTAACTTTAGCTATAAAATTTGGTTAGCAACACTCAAAAAATCATTTGAAGAAAGCAACACAACTGAGGGTATTAGTTTGTACATTCATTTGCCATTTTGCGAAAGCATCTGTACATTTTGTGGTTGCAACAAACGAATCACAAAAAATCATGAGGTAGAACATCCTTACATTCAAGCAATTTTGAAAGAGTGGACTTTGTACTGTGAGGTTCTTGGAGAAAGACCCAACATTAAAGAAATTCATTTGGGTGGAGGAACCCCAACCTTTTTCTCCTCTGCCAACTTAGAGTTGCTAATTAACGGGATTTTGGCGAAAGCAAATAAAGCTAATAATTATGAATTTAGCTTTGAAGGGCATCCCAATAATACAACACGAGAACAATTACAAAAACTATATGATTTAGGATTTAGACGTGTTAGTTTTGGTGTACAAGATTATTCAGAAAAAGTACAAAAAGCGATTCATCGTATTCAACCCTTTATCAATGTTGCCAAAGTCACTTTATGGGCAAGAGAAATTGGTTATACCTCAATAGGACACGATATAATATTTGGTTTACCTTTTCAGAAAAAAGAAGATGTAATTGATACTATTGAAAAGACTAAATCGTTACAACCGGATCGTTTAGCGTTTTACAGCTACGCTCATGTGCCGTGGATCAAAGGAAATGGACAACGTGGTTTTAATGATGATGATATTCCAAAGGATGAGATAAAACGAGAATTATACGAAACCGGCAAAGAATTATTGTATAAAAATGACTATCACGAAATTGGTATGGACCATTTTGCTTTAACAACTGATAGTTTATTTGAGTCCTTCGAAATTGGTAAATTACATCGTAATTTTATGGGTTATAGTTCTTCTAAAACGCAATTAATGATTGGTTTAGGCGTTTCGTCGATCAGTGATAGTTGGTATAGTTTTGCTCAAAATGTAAAAACTATTGAAGACTATTACCAATTGTTGGATACCAATACAATTCCTGTTTTTAGAGGACATGTGTTGACAGATGAAGATTTAATCATTCGAAGACATATTTTGAACCTAATGTGTCAGTTTGAAACTTCTTGGGCTAACCCAAAAAACTATTTCAAGGAGATTCCTGAAATTGTACTGCAACTAAAAGAAATGGAAAAAGATGGATTAGTGCATTTTATCCCTAATGGGATTCAAGTTACAGAAGAAGGAAAACCATTTGTGCGTAATATTTGCATGGCTTTTGACTTGCTTTTAAAGCGAAAAGCACCCGATACTGCATTGTTTTCAATGACAGTTTAA
- a CDS encoding sulfite exporter TauE/SafE family protein, giving the protein MLYSAFIFGLISSLHCIGMCGPIALMIPVDRTNPAKKVTQIITYHIGRLSAYATIGLIFGLVGKGFFLAGIQQRLSIFIGIAMIITIVTPERVLANYNFSKPVYRLISKIKSSLGKQFKNKSYQSLFTIGLLNGFLPCGMVYVALFGAIAMQSVPFGVLYMLLFGIGTIPMMSSVIFFNSIMTVRFRNKVQKVIPYVGVIIGVLFILRGLGLGIPYISPANMSLFVQDTPNCH; this is encoded by the coding sequence ATGTTGTATTCTGCATTCATCTTTGGTTTAATTAGTAGCCTGCATTGTATTGGAATGTGCGGGCCAATTGCCTTGATGATCCCAGTAGACAGAACAAATCCTGCTAAAAAGGTAACTCAAATAATAACGTATCATATAGGACGATTGTCTGCTTACGCTACTATTGGATTGATTTTTGGTTTGGTAGGAAAAGGCTTTTTTTTGGCAGGAATTCAGCAACGATTATCAATCTTTATCGGGATAGCTATGATTATTACAATTGTAACTCCCGAAAGAGTTTTGGCGAATTACAATTTTTCTAAACCCGTTTACCGTCTCATTTCGAAAATTAAATCTTCTTTAGGAAAGCAATTTAAAAACAAAAGCTATCAATCGTTATTTACAATTGGTTTGCTCAATGGATTTTTACCTTGTGGAATGGTCTATGTCGCTTTATTTGGTGCCATTGCCATGCAAAGTGTACCGTTTGGAGTACTTTATATGTTACTTTTTGGAATAGGTACAATTCCAATGATGAGTAGTGTTATCTTTTTTAATTCTATAATGACTGTCCGTTTTCGAAATAAAGTGCAAAAAGTGATTCCCTATGTTGGAGTTATTATAGGTGTCTTATTCATTTTACGAGGTTTAGGATTGGGAATTCCTTACATTTCACCTGCTAATATGAGTTTGTTTGTTCAAGACACACCAAATTGTCATTGA
- a CDS encoding FixH family protein, producing the protein MKFNWGTGIVIAFGLFMTFILYFVVEVQSNSKYDNDLVVEEYYKHDARFGEEMQRSQNAQNLAQKPTIVLTSEGAEIRFPATFVPNKIKGMVSLYRPSNKKFDFEIPISISESTLLIPKKSLIDGRWDINMEWQYEGKAYLTKEIIYIR; encoded by the coding sequence ATTAAATTCAATTGGGGAACAGGTATTGTAATTGCCTTTGGTTTATTCATGACCTTCATTTTGTATTTTGTTGTTGAGGTACAATCCAATTCCAAATACGATAATGATTTAGTTGTTGAAGAGTACTATAAACACGACGCACGATTTGGAGAAGAAATGCAACGTTCTCAAAATGCTCAGAATTTAGCACAAAAACCAACAATTGTATTGACTTCAGAAGGGGCTGAAATTAGATTTCCTGCAACTTTTGTTCCCAATAAAATCAAAGGAATGGTATCCCTATATAGGCCATCTAACAAGAAATTTGATTTCGAAATTCCGATTTCGATTTCTGAATCAACTTTGCTCATACCTAAAAAAAGTTTGATAGATGGCCGCTGGGATATTAATATGGAATGGCAATACGAAGGAAAGGCTTATTTAACTAAAGAAATTATTTATATTCGTTAG
- the ccoG gene encoding cytochrome c oxidase accessory protein CcoG has translation MSNIQDESFRDSIGTIDETGNRKFIFPKKPSGKLYEYRKIVSYFLLAILIANPFIKINGNQFMMFNVLERRFNIFGFPFWPQDFYLFVLFMILGVVFVILFTVIFGRIFCGWICPQTIFLEMVFRRIEYWIEGDRGAQIRLAKQEWNAEKIKKKGLKWSVFLVISFFIANVFLAYLISSDELFKMIEDGPESHLSTLIALLIFTGVFYFVFVWFREQVCIIACPYGRLQGVLLDNKSINVAYDFVRGEKEAGRAKLNKNEDRAATGKGDCIDCHQCVHVCPTGIDIRNGTQLECVNCTACIDECDSIMETVGLPKGLIRYASEDEIEKKTKFQFTARMKGYSAVLVILIGVLTGLLFLRTDVEATILRLPGQLFQHKGENISNVYTFKIINKTNDEFKDIHFKLVGINGTLKLVGKQDFKVPKQGMNSGTLFIEINQYLLDTDKTKLDIEVYNGNKKIETATTNFLSPRSFD, from the coding sequence ATGTCAAATATACAAGACGAATCATTTAGAGATAGTATCGGAACTATTGATGAGACCGGAAACAGAAAATTCATCTTTCCAAAAAAACCTTCAGGTAAATTGTATGAATACCGAAAGATTGTTAGTTATTTTTTGTTAGCTATTTTGATTGCTAATCCATTTATTAAAATTAATGGGAATCAATTTATGATGTTTAATGTTTTGGAACGTCGTTTTAATATTTTTGGTTTTCCGTTTTGGCCTCAAGATTTTTACTTGTTTGTTTTGTTTATGATATTGGGTGTGGTATTTGTCATTCTCTTTACCGTAATTTTTGGACGTATCTTTTGTGGGTGGATTTGTCCGCAAACTATTTTTTTGGAAATGGTTTTTCGCCGAATTGAATATTGGATAGAAGGAGATAGAGGGGCTCAAATTAGATTAGCCAAACAAGAATGGAACGCTGAAAAAATCAAAAAAAAAGGATTGAAATGGTCGGTATTTTTGGTTATTTCTTTTTTCATTGCCAATGTGTTTTTAGCGTATTTAATCAGTAGCGACGAATTATTTAAAATGATTGAAGATGGACCTGAAAGTCATTTAAGTACTTTAATTGCGTTGTTAATTTTTACGGGAGTATTCTACTTTGTTTTCGTTTGGTTTAGAGAGCAGGTATGTATTATTGCCTGTCCTTATGGTAGATTACAAGGTGTACTTTTAGATAATAAATCAATAAACGTAGCTTACGATTTTGTTCGCGGAGAAAAAGAAGCTGGTAGAGCTAAATTAAATAAAAATGAGGATCGTGCTGCAACTGGAAAAGGTGATTGTATTGATTGCCATCAATGTGTACATGTTTGTCCAACGGGAATCGATATTCGAAACGGAACGCAATTAGAATGTGTAAACTGTACTGCTTGTATTGACGAATGTGATTCAATTATGGAAACAGTTGGTTTGCCAAAAGGATTAATTCGATATGCTTCTGAAGATGAAATCGAGAAAAAGACCAAGTTTCAATTTACTGCTAGAATGAAGGGGTACTCTGCCGTTTTAGTAATTTTAATTGGTGTATTAACTGGACTTTTGTTTTTAAGAACCGATGTTGAAGCAACAATATTACGTTTACCAGGACAATTGTTTCAACATAAAGGGGAAAATATCAGTAATGTATATACCTTTAAAATAATTAATAAAACAAATGATGAGTTTAAAGACATTCATTTTAAATTAGTAGGTATAAATGGAACATTGAAATTAGTAGGTAAACAAGATTTTAAAGTCCCAAAACAAGGTATGAACAGTGGTACTTTATTTATTGAAATCAATCAATATCTGTTGGATACGGATAAAACGAAATTAGATATAGAGGTATATAACGGAAATAAAAAAATTGAAACAGCTACGACAAATTTCCTTAGTCCAAGAAGTTTTGATTAA
- a CDS encoding cbb3-type cytochrome c oxidase N-terminal domain-containing protein, translating to MKKIIPVYVRVPLIFFAVFGAMEFFIDSGDRPAFIKFPMVSVFLFVFLFLLIAIEITVSAIDKITYQLLSDEQKAKLEEVNSISIAESEWFNKLMKLLTKSEPIENEGELLLDHDYDGIKELDNNLPPWWIYLFYACIGFAAIYLVRFEILGADDQEMELKKEMAQAKIEVAEYMKTAPDLMDEKTVTLLTDAPSLAEGKTIYTTNCAACHRADAGGQIGPNLTDDQWILGGGIKNIFHTLVNGGRDGKGMISWKGTLKPKEMQKVASYIISLKGSNPKEPKAPEGEVWVDETPTTNAK from the coding sequence ATGAAAAAAATAATCCCTGTATATGTAAGAGTTCCTCTTATTTTCTTCGCTGTATTCGGCGCAATGGAATTTTTTATTGACTCTGGAGACCGACCTGCATTTATTAAGTTTCCAATGGTGTCTGTTTTTCTATTTGTATTTCTTTTTCTATTGATTGCTATTGAAATAACAGTAAGTGCTATTGATAAAATCACGTATCAGTTATTGTCTGATGAACAAAAAGCAAAATTAGAAGAGGTGAACTCTATCTCTATTGCAGAAAGCGAATGGTTTAATAAGTTAATGAAATTATTAACTAAATCAGAACCAATTGAAAATGAAGGGGAGTTATTGTTAGATCATGATTATGATGGTATAAAAGAATTAGACAATAATTTACCACCATGGTGGATTTATCTATTCTATGCTTGTATTGGTTTTGCTGCAATCTATTTAGTTCGATTTGAAATTTTGGGTGCCGATGATCAAGAGATGGAATTGAAAAAAGAAATGGCTCAAGCAAAAATTGAAGTAGCTGAATACATGAAAACTGCTCCAGATTTAATGGATGAAAAGACAGTTACTTTATTGACTGATGCTCCTTCATTGGCTGAGGGAAAAACAATCTATACAACTAATTGTGCTGCTTGTCATAGAGCTGATGCTGGTGGTCAAATTGGCCCTAACCTAACCGATGACCAATGGATATTAGGAGGTGGAATCAAAAATATTTTCCACACACTTGTAAATGGAGGTAGAGATGGGAAAGGAATGATTTCTTGGAAGGGAACATTAAAACCAAAAGAAATGCAAAAAGTAGCGAGTTACATTATTTCGTTAAAAGGAAGTAATCCAAAAGAACCAAAAGCTCCAGAAGGAGAAGTTTGGGTAGATGAAACTCCTACAACAAATGCAAAGTAA
- a CDS encoding CcoQ/FixQ family Cbb3-type cytochrome c oxidase assembly chaperone has protein sequence MFEQIKHNMETIAGVAIYPILSLLIFFLFFVGLALWVFSYKKEKIDELSQIPLNDNPTL, from the coding sequence ATGTTTGAACAAATTAAACACAATATGGAAACTATCGCCGGAGTTGCGATATATCCAATTCTATCGTTATTGATTTTCTTTTTATTCTTTGTTGGATTAGCATTATGGGTGTTCTCTTATAAAAAAGAGAAAATCGATGAGTTAAGTCAAATTCCATTGAACGATAATCCTACATTATAA
- the ccoN gene encoding cytochrome-c oxidase, cbb3-type subunit I, giving the protein MEMQQFYYDNKIVKKFIYATIVFGVVGMLVGLILAFMFLFPNITDGISWLSFGRLRPLHTNAVIFAFVGNAMFAGVYYSLQRLLKARMYSDFLSNLNFWGWQLIIVAAAVSLPLGFSTSKEYAELEWPIDIAIALIWVVFGINMIGTIIKRRERHLYVAIWFYIATFVTVAVLHIFNSLELPVSALKSYSVYAGVQDALVQWWYGHNAVAFFLTTPFLGLMYYFVPKAANRPVYSYRLSIVHFWSLIFIYIWAGPHHLLYSALPNWAQNLGVVFSVMLIAPSWGGMINGLLTLRGVWDKVRVEPVLKFFVVAITGYGMATFEGPMLSLKNVNAIAHYTDWIIAHVHVGALAWNGFMAFGMIYWLIPRMTKSPLYSTKLANFHFWIGTLGIILYALPMYVAGFLQASMWKQFNPDGTLTYGNFLETVTQLIPMYWMRAIGGTMYLIGMLVLVYNIIQTLRVGQSIEDELAQAPELQKISSGRLKGEKFHPWLERKPIQLTILATVAILIGGVIQIVPTIMVKSNIPTITSVKPYSPLELEGRDLYIREGCVGCHSQSVRPFRSEVERYGPQSKAGEFVYDHPFLWGSKRTGPDLLRVGGKYNDNWHFNHFWNPQSISAGSIMPGYKWLFDNEAMDISLIQNKMEAMVTLGVPYTKEQVANAQKDLRAQAITIEESLKNDPDFVKSYEESKKKAAAKGEKFVPMNEREIIAMIAYMQRLGTDIKVKNK; this is encoded by the coding sequence ATGGAAATGCAACAATTTTATTACGACAACAAAATTGTAAAGAAATTCATTTATGCTACCATCGTTTTTGGTGTAGTTGGAATGTTAGTTGGACTTATTCTGGCTTTTATGTTTCTTTTTCCCAATATCACCGACGGAATTTCGTGGTTGAGTTTTGGTAGATTGAGACCTTTACATACGAATGCTGTTATTTTTGCTTTTGTGGGTAATGCTATGTTTGCTGGAGTGTATTATTCTTTACAGCGATTGTTAAAAGCAAGAATGTACAGCGATTTTTTGAGTAATCTTAACTTTTGGGGATGGCAATTAATTATTGTTGCTGCAGCAGTTTCACTGCCATTAGGGTTTAGTACTTCAAAAGAGTATGCCGAATTAGAATGGCCAATTGATATTGCGATTGCCTTGATTTGGGTTGTTTTCGGGATCAATATGATTGGTACCATCATAAAAAGAAGAGAGCGTCACTTGTATGTAGCGATTTGGTTTTATATAGCCACATTTGTTACTGTAGCTGTATTGCATATCTTTAATAGTTTGGAATTACCTGTTTCTGCTTTAAAGAGTTATTCAGTTTATGCAGGGGTTCAAGATGCTTTAGTACAATGGTGGTATGGACATAATGCAGTAGCTTTCTTTTTAACTACACCATTCTTAGGATTGATGTATTATTTTGTTCCTAAAGCTGCTAATCGTCCGGTATATTCATATAGACTTTCAATTGTTCACTTTTGGTCTTTAATCTTTATCTACATTTGGGCTGGACCTCATCACTTATTGTACTCGGCACTTCCAAATTGGGCTCAAAATTTAGGGGTTGTTTTCTCAGTAATGTTGATTGCTCCATCTTGGGGTGGTATGATTAATGGGTTATTAACTTTAAGAGGTGTTTGGGATAAGGTAAGAGTAGAACCTGTATTGAAATTTTTCGTAGTAGCAATTACGGGTTACGGAATGGCAACTTTTGAAGGACCTATGTTGTCTCTTAAAAATGTAAATGCTATTGCACATTATACCGATTGGATTATTGCACACGTTCACGTTGGAGCCTTGGCTTGGAATGGATTTATGGCATTCGGTATGATATATTGGTTAATCCCAAGAATGACTAAATCTCCATTATATTCAACTAAACTAGCTAATTTCCATTTTTGGATTGGTACTTTAGGAATTATATTATATGCACTACCAATGTATGTTGCTGGTTTCTTACAAGCATCAATGTGGAAACAGTTTAATCCAGATGGAACTCTAACTTATGGTAATTTCTTGGAAACGGTAACTCAATTAATACCTATGTATTGGATGAGAGCCATTGGAGGAACTATGTATCTTATTGGAATGTTAGTGTTGGTATACAACATTATTCAAACTTTAAGAGTAGGTCAATCAATTGAAGATGAATTAGCACAAGCTCCTGAATTACAAAAAATTAGTAGTGGAAGATTGAAAGGCGAAAAATTCCACCCTTGGTTGGAAAGAAAACCTATTCAGTTGACCATTTTAGCAACAGTAGCTATTTTAATTGGAGGGGTTATTCAAATCGTACCTACTATAATGGTAAAATCAAATATTCCAACAATTACTAGTGTTAAACCGTATTCTCCTTTAGAACTAGAAGGTCGTGATTTATACATTCGTGAAGGTTGTGTAGGTTGTCATTCACAATCAGTTAGACCTTTCCGTAGTGAAGTAGAACGTTATGGACCACAATCCAAAGCGGGAGAGTTTGTATACGATCACCCATTTCTTTGGGGTTCAAAACGTACAGGTCCAGACTTGTTAAGAGTAGGTGGGAAGTACAATGACAACTGGCATTTCAATCACTTTTGGAATCCACAAAGTATTTCAGCTGGTTCTATTATGCCTGGATACAAATGGTTGTTTGATAATGAAGCAATGGATATTTCATTGATTCAAAATAAAATGGAAGCGATGGTTACTCTTGGAGTTCCTTATACAAAAGAACAAGTAGCCAATGCTCAAAAAGATTTAAGAGCTCAGGCTATTACAATTGAAGAAAGCTTGAAAAATGATCCTGACTTTGTAAAAAGTTATGAGGAAAGCAAGAAAAAAGCAGCAGCTAAAGGAGAAAAGTTTGTCCCTATGAACGAAAGAGAGATTATTGCTATGATTGCTTATATGCAACGATTAGGAACTGATATTAAAGTTAAAAATAAATAG
- the ccoS gene encoding cbb3-type cytochrome oxidase assembly protein CcoS: MSVIYLLISISILVAIGFFIAFIRAVKTGQYDDDYTPSVRMLFDDELKINPNKSVQTTEEKQI; encoded by the coding sequence ATGAGTGTTATTTATTTATTGATCTCTATTAGTATCCTTGTTGCCATTGGTTTTTTTATTGCGTTTATACGAGCAGTAAAAACAGGGCAGTATGATGATGATTATACGCCATCAGTTCGAATGCTATTTGACGATGAGCTTAAAATAAACCCAAATAAATCAGTACAAACAACAGAAGAAAAACAAATTTAA